In Shouchella patagoniensis, the following are encoded in one genomic region:
- the hslV gene encoding ATP-dependent protease subunit HslV: MDSFHATTIFAIAHNGGFAMAGDGQVTLGNAVVMKHTARKVRKIYRDNVIAGFAGSVADAFTLFEKFEAKLEEYNGNLQRASVELAKEWRSDRVLRKLEAMLIVMDRTELLLVSGTGEVIQPDDGILAIGSGGNYALSAGRALKNHAASLSASEIARAALETASDICVYTNDQIIVEVLDDKS; encoded by the coding sequence ATGGATTCTTTTCATGCAACAACAATTTTTGCTATCGCACACAATGGTGGTTTTGCGATGGCGGGGGATGGTCAGGTTACATTAGGCAATGCGGTTGTGATGAAGCATACGGCTAGAAAAGTGCGGAAAATATACCGCGATAATGTGATTGCTGGTTTTGCAGGTTCAGTAGCCGACGCTTTTACGCTGTTCGAAAAGTTCGAAGCGAAGCTTGAAGAGTATAATGGAAATTTGCAACGTGCATCTGTTGAACTTGCGAAAGAGTGGCGAAGTGACCGTGTACTAAGGAAGCTTGAAGCGATGCTTATTGTGATGGATCGAACAGAATTATTGTTGGTTTCTGGCACTGGCGAAGTCATTCAACCGGATGATGGAATTCTTGCAATAGGATCTGGCGGCAACTATGCCTTGAGTGCAGGGCGTGCGTTGAAAAACCATGCTGCGTCACTTTCTGCAAGTGAGATTGCGAGAGCTGCCCTTGAAACGGCTTCGGATATTTGCGTGTACACAAACGATCAAATTATTGTCGAAGTGTTAGACGACAAATCATGA
- the xerC gene encoding tyrosine recombinase XerC, translated as MESEERLWLNWFIRYLEVERNSSKWTIDHYTKDVEQFCTFLSQQGLLGISETTHLEVRSYISTLVDRRYARRTIARKLSALRSFGKFLLREQLVKENPFLHAHLPKQEERLPRFLYEEEMDHWLTALPSETALEKRDKAIIELLYATGIRVSECSMLHTEQLHWTSGTIRVFGKGRKERYVPFGKEAETSLNVYLELGRPKLEKQSEPSTHLFLNYRGGPLTDRSIRKIVEKRMREAAMKKSISPHDIRHSFATHLLNAGADLRTVQELLGHQTLRTTQVYTHVSKERLYTVYKDFHPRA; from the coding sequence GTGGAATCAGAAGAGCGACTTTGGCTTAATTGGTTTATCCGGTATTTGGAAGTAGAGAGGAACAGTTCCAAATGGACGATTGATCATTATACAAAAGACGTAGAACAGTTTTGCACATTTTTGTCACAGCAAGGGCTTTTGGGAATTAGTGAAACGACTCATCTGGAAGTACGTTCGTATATTAGTACGCTTGTTGACAGGCGTTATGCAAGACGTACGATTGCTCGAAAGCTATCAGCGCTAAGAAGCTTCGGAAAATTCTTGCTTCGCGAGCAATTGGTAAAGGAAAACCCTTTTTTGCACGCGCATCTTCCGAAACAAGAAGAGAGGCTTCCACGCTTTCTGTATGAAGAAGAAATGGACCATTGGTTAACAGCTCTACCTTCTGAAACGGCGCTTGAAAAAAGAGATAAGGCGATCATTGAGCTACTTTATGCGACGGGCATCCGTGTTTCTGAGTGCAGTATGCTGCATACTGAGCAGCTTCATTGGACAAGTGGTACGATACGTGTATTTGGAAAAGGTAGAAAAGAGCGGTATGTCCCGTTTGGTAAAGAGGCAGAAACTAGTTTGAATGTTTATTTAGAGTTAGGACGGCCAAAACTAGAGAAACAATCGGAGCCTTCAACACATCTTTTCCTTAATTATCGTGGAGGTCCATTAACTGATCGGAGCATTCGAAAGATTGTGGAAAAACGAATGCGCGAAGCTGCAATGAAAAAAAGTATAAGCCCACATGATATTCGCCATTCTTTCGCTACCCATTTGTTGAATGCGGGAGCAGACTTAAGGACTGTACAAGAATTGTTAGGGCATCAAACATTAAGAACGACTCAAGTATACACTCATGTAAGCAAAGAACGTCTTTACACTGTATATAAAGATTTCCACCCGCGAGCATAG
- the topA gene encoding type I DNA topoisomerase: MSDYLVIVESPAKAKTIGKYLGKKYVVKASMGHVRDLPKSQMGVSVEENYEPRYITIRGKGPVLKELKTAAKKAKRIYLAADPDREGEAIAWHLAHSLNIDEHSDCRVVFNEITKTAIKDAFKHPRPINMDLVDAQQARRILDRLVGYNISPLLWKKVKKGLSAGRVQSVAVKLITDREKEIQNFEPEEYWSIEGNFKLKGEMFEAKYYGVNGKKQSLSNEEDVQAVLKQMKGKSFQVTNVTRKERRRNPVTPFTTSSLQQEAARKLNFRAKKTMLIAQQLYEGIDLGKQGTVGLITYMRTDSTRISDTAKQETHDYIKKTFGDEYVNKVERKAKQDKKAQDAHEAIRPTSVMYEPKTVKEYLSRDQHRLYRLIWERLVASEMAPAVMDTMSVDLDNNGVLFRATGSKLKFAGFMKVYIEGNDDNKKEEDRLLPALEEGQTVEKQDITPNQHFTQPPPRYTEARLVKTLEELGIGRPSTYAPTLDTIQRRGYVALDEKRFVPTELGEIVLDLIVEFFPEILDVEFTAKMEQDLDSIEDGKDNWIGIIDQFYQSFEKRLKVAEEEMEEVEIKDEPAGEDCDKCDHEMVYKMGRYGKFMACSNFPDCRNTKAIVKDIGVTCPTCKEGNIVERKSKKRRIFYGCDRYPECEFVSWDKPIARPCPKCQGLLVEKKSKKAVYVACSSCDYEEEKQ; encoded by the coding sequence ATGTCCGATTATTTAGTAATCGTGGAATCTCCCGCTAAAGCCAAAACCATTGGAAAATATTTAGGGAAAAAATACGTTGTCAAAGCATCGATGGGCCACGTTCGAGATTTACCTAAAAGCCAAATGGGCGTTAGTGTAGAAGAAAACTATGAACCAAGGTATATTACAATTCGCGGGAAAGGTCCCGTGTTAAAAGAACTAAAGACAGCAGCTAAAAAAGCGAAACGTATCTATCTAGCGGCTGACCCGGATCGAGAAGGGGAAGCGATTGCCTGGCATTTAGCTCATAGTCTGAATATAGATGAACATTCAGACTGTCGAGTCGTCTTTAATGAAATTACAAAAACGGCTATAAAGGATGCATTTAAGCACCCTCGACCGATCAATATGGATTTAGTTGATGCTCAGCAAGCTAGAAGGATATTGGATCGTTTAGTGGGCTATAATATTTCACCATTATTATGGAAAAAAGTGAAAAAGGGCTTGAGTGCAGGGCGTGTTCAATCTGTAGCGGTAAAATTAATTACGGATCGCGAAAAAGAAATACAAAACTTTGAGCCTGAAGAATATTGGAGCATTGAAGGAAATTTTAAATTAAAAGGCGAGATGTTTGAAGCAAAGTATTATGGTGTCAATGGTAAAAAGCAAAGTCTTTCTAATGAAGAAGATGTTCAAGCTGTTTTAAAACAAATGAAAGGGAAGTCTTTTCAAGTAACGAATGTTACAAGAAAAGAACGCCGGCGTAACCCCGTTACCCCTTTTACTACTTCTTCATTGCAACAAGAAGCTGCGCGTAAGCTTAATTTTCGAGCTAAGAAAACAATGCTAATCGCGCAACAGTTATACGAAGGTATTGATCTCGGTAAGCAAGGGACAGTGGGTTTAATTACTTACATGAGAACGGACTCTACCCGTATATCAGATACAGCAAAACAAGAGACGCATGATTACATCAAGAAAACATTTGGTGATGAGTACGTCAATAAAGTAGAGCGGAAAGCCAAGCAGGACAAAAAAGCGCAGGACGCTCATGAAGCGATTCGTCCAACATCGGTTATGTATGAACCTAAAACTGTGAAAGAATACTTGTCTCGTGACCAGCATCGGTTATATAGGTTGATTTGGGAACGTCTGGTTGCAAGTGAAATGGCTCCAGCCGTTATGGACACGATGTCTGTTGATCTTGATAATAATGGTGTTTTATTCCGTGCAACCGGTTCAAAATTAAAATTTGCCGGATTTATGAAAGTTTACATTGAAGGCAATGATGATAATAAGAAGGAAGAAGACCGACTTTTACCAGCGTTGGAAGAAGGTCAAACGGTTGAAAAACAAGACATTACACCAAATCAACATTTTACTCAACCTCCTCCTCGTTACACGGAAGCTAGGCTTGTAAAAACGTTAGAAGAGTTAGGGATAGGGCGTCCATCTACTTATGCACCGACTCTTGATACAATTCAGCGTCGCGGTTATGTTGCTCTAGATGAAAAACGTTTTGTACCAACTGAGCTAGGTGAAATTGTTCTCGATTTGATTGTTGAGTTTTTCCCGGAAATTTTGGACGTTGAATTTACAGCTAAAATGGAACAGGATTTAGATAGCATTGAGGATGGCAAGGATAATTGGATAGGAATAATTGACCAATTCTATCAAAGCTTCGAAAAACGTTTAAAAGTTGCAGAAGAAGAGATGGAAGAAGTCGAAATAAAAGATGAACCTGCAGGTGAAGACTGCGACAAATGTGATCACGAAATGGTTTACAAGATGGGGCGCTATGGTAAGTTTATGGCTTGTTCTAATTTCCCGGATTGTCGAAATACGAAGGCAATTGTTAAAGACATTGGAGTTACTTGTCCAACATGTAAAGAGGGAAATATTGTCGAACGGAAAAGTAAAAAACGACGCATTTTTTATGGTTGTGACCGGTACCCAGAGTGTGAGTTTGTTTCATGGGATAAACCGATTGCTCGTCCTTGCCCAAAATGTCAAGGCCTACTTGTTGAAAAAAAATCTAAAAAAGCTGTGTATGTTGCTTGTAGTTCGTGTGATTATGAGGAAGAAAAGCAGTAA
- the sucC gene encoding ADP-forming succinate--CoA ligase subunit beta — protein MNIHEYQGKEILRSYGVAVPNGKVAFSVDEAVEVAKELGSSVSVVKAQIHAGGRGKAGGVKVAKNLDEVRTYADEILGKTLVTHQTGPAGKEVKRLLVEEGCDIKNEYYIGLVVDRATSSVVLMASEEGGTEIEVVAEETPDKIFKEVIDPAVGLQGFQARRVAFNINIPKELVGQAVKFMMGLYQVFVDKDASIAEINPLVTTGDGKVMALDAKFNFDSNALYRHKDIVELRDLEEEDVKEIEASKHDLNYIALDGNIGCMVNGAGLAMATMDIIKHYMGDPANFLDVGGGATAEKVTEAFKLILSDENVKGIFVNIFGGIMKCDIIAEGVITATKEVGLEIPLVVRLEGTNVELGKKLLKESGLNITAADSMADGAQKIVSLVK, from the coding sequence ATGAATATCCATGAGTATCAGGGTAAAGAAATTCTTCGTTCGTACGGAGTAGCCGTTCCAAACGGAAAAGTAGCATTCTCTGTTGACGAAGCAGTAGAAGTAGCGAAAGAACTAGGCTCGTCTGTATCTGTAGTAAAAGCACAGATTCACGCAGGTGGACGTGGGAAAGCCGGCGGTGTTAAAGTTGCGAAAAACTTGGATGAAGTTCGTACATACGCGGATGAAATTCTTGGGAAAACACTTGTGACGCATCAAACTGGACCAGCAGGTAAGGAAGTTAAGCGCTTACTAGTTGAAGAAGGTTGCGACATTAAGAATGAATATTATATTGGTCTTGTAGTAGACCGTGCTACTTCAAGCGTTGTATTAATGGCTTCTGAAGAAGGCGGTACTGAAATCGAAGTAGTAGCAGAAGAAACACCTGATAAGATTTTTAAAGAAGTAATTGATCCAGCAGTGGGCCTTCAAGGCTTCCAAGCTAGACGTGTTGCATTTAATATAAACATTCCTAAAGAACTTGTTGGCCAAGCTGTTAAATTTATGATGGGCTTGTATCAAGTTTTTGTTGATAAAGATGCATCGATTGCTGAAATAAACCCTCTTGTTACAACAGGTGATGGAAAAGTAATGGCATTAGATGCTAAATTCAACTTTGATTCCAATGCGCTATATCGCCATAAAGACATCGTTGAACTTCGTGATTTAGAAGAAGAAGATGTGAAAGAAATCGAGGCTTCAAAACACGACTTGAACTATATTGCTCTAGACGGGAACATCGGCTGCATGGTTAATGGAGCTGGTCTCGCTATGGCTACAATGGATATTATCAAACATTATATGGGCGATCCAGCTAACTTCCTTGATGTTGGTGGCGGTGCGACAGCTGAAAAAGTAACGGAAGCCTTTAAATTGATTTTGTCTGATGAAAATGTAAAAGGTATTTTTGTTAATATTTTTGGCGGAATTATGAAATGTGACATTATCGCAGAAGGGGTTATTACTGCGACAAAAGAAGTTGGCCTCGAGATTCCTCTTGTTGTTCGTTTGGAAGGCACAAACGTAGAACTTGGGAAAAAACTTTTAAAAGAATCTGGATTAAATATCACAGCAGCAGATTCAATGGCTGACGGCGCACAAAAAATCGTTTCATTAGTGAAATAG
- the dprA gene encoding DNA-processing protein DprA, with protein MIDISYEERFLHLHAVLSTNYRAFVRLLEWDPELVSIYKASASEMSEILQLNDRQSKRLFEWLRRSDQAVYKEQLDKAGIQTIFSHSSHYPPLLNTIYDPPHILYTKGNLEILKTKKIAVVGTRTPTPYSKEVLALLTPVIIDAGITIVSGLARGVDSLAHHSAITYKGLTIAVTACGFDTVYPPEHYSLFQSIASHHLVVSEYPPFVKPKKWTFPARNRLISGMSYATVIIEAKRKSGSLITADLAIEQGREVFAVPSNITSSESSGTNWLISQGACCLYSKNTLSETLPNFLSKDSELSDFI; from the coding sequence GTGATTGATATTTCATATGAAGAACGCTTTCTTCACTTACATGCGGTCCTTTCTACGAACTATCGCGCGTTTGTTCGACTATTAGAATGGGATCCTGAACTAGTAAGCATTTATAAAGCCTCTGCAAGCGAAATGAGCGAAATTCTCCAATTGAATGATCGTCAGAGTAAGCGTTTGTTTGAATGGCTTAGACGTAGTGACCAAGCTGTTTATAAAGAACAACTAGACAAGGCAGGTATTCAAACCATCTTCAGTCATTCTTCTCATTACCCTCCATTATTAAATACCATTTATGATCCACCGCATATTCTTTATACAAAAGGTAACCTTGAGATCTTAAAAACAAAAAAAATAGCTGTTGTGGGAACTAGGACACCAACGCCGTATAGCAAAGAAGTACTCGCTCTCTTAACGCCGGTTATAATAGATGCCGGGATAACAATCGTTAGTGGTTTGGCTAGAGGTGTAGATTCTTTAGCCCACCACAGTGCTATCACATATAAAGGTCTCACAATTGCTGTAACAGCATGTGGATTTGACACCGTATATCCTCCAGAACATTACTCTCTTTTCCAGTCTATAGCTTCCCACCATTTAGTTGTTAGTGAATACCCTCCTTTTGTAAAACCTAAAAAATGGACTTTTCCAGCTAGAAATCGATTAATAAGTGGCATGAGTTATGCAACTGTTATTATAGAAGCAAAGCGAAAAAGTGGCTCTCTTATTACAGCTGATTTAGCTATTGAACAAGGAAGAGAAGTGTTTGCAGTACCTAGCAATATAACCTCGTCAGAGTCAAGTGGAACAAATTGGCTAATTAGTCAGGGAGCATGCTGTCTTTATTCAAAAAACACGCTTAGCGAGACATTGCCAAACTTTTTGTCGAAAGATAGCGAACTATCGGATTTTATCTAG
- the trmFO gene encoding FADH(2)-oxidizing methylenetetrahydrofolate--tRNA-(uracil(54)-C(5))-methyltransferase TrmFO, protein MIENKTINVIGAGLAGSEAAWQIAKRGGQVRLYEMRPVKQTPAHHTDKFAELVCSNSLRGNSLANAVGVLKEEMRKLDSVIIKAADEAAVPAGGALAVDRHDFAARVTNYVKEHPNVTVVNEEITELPSGPTIIATGPLTSKALSEQLKALTGEEHLYFYDAAAPIIDAETIDRDKVYLKSRYDKGEAAYLNCPMTEEEFNRFYDALIEAETVPLREFEKEIFFEGCMPIEVMASRGRKTMLFGPLKPVGLEDPKTGKRPYAVVQLRQDNLSGTLYNIVGFQTHLKWGPQKEVIRMIPGLEQADIVRYGVMHRNTFLNSPNLLKPTYQSTVRDDLFFAGQITGVEGYVESAAAGLIAGINAFKLTEGQPLAILPEETMMGSMAAYITTANSKNFQPMNANFGLVPPLDVRIKAKKERYEALASRALESIQNFVKEV, encoded by the coding sequence ATGATAGAAAATAAAACGATTAATGTAATTGGCGCAGGATTAGCCGGCAGCGAGGCGGCTTGGCAAATTGCTAAGCGTGGAGGTCAAGTTCGCTTATATGAGATGCGACCAGTAAAACAAACGCCTGCACACCATACGGATAAGTTTGCTGAACTTGTATGCAGCAATTCGTTGCGAGGCAATTCATTAGCCAACGCTGTAGGTGTTCTGAAAGAAGAAATGCGTAAATTAGATTCCGTCATTATTAAAGCGGCAGATGAAGCGGCTGTTCCTGCAGGTGGTGCACTAGCAGTGGATCGTCATGATTTTGCAGCAAGAGTAACGAATTATGTGAAAGAGCATCCGAATGTGACCGTTGTAAACGAGGAAATCACAGAACTGCCTTCCGGCCCAACGATCATTGCTACTGGCCCATTGACGTCTAAAGCATTGTCAGAACAATTAAAAGCATTAACAGGAGAAGAGCATCTTTATTTTTACGATGCGGCTGCACCTATTATTGATGCCGAAACAATTGATCGAGACAAAGTTTACTTAAAAAGTAGGTATGATAAGGGAGAAGCTGCTTACTTAAATTGTCCTATGACCGAAGAGGAATTTAATCGTTTTTATGATGCTTTAATTGAAGCGGAGACGGTTCCTTTGCGGGAATTTGAAAAAGAAATCTTTTTTGAGGGCTGTATGCCGATTGAAGTTATGGCGTCACGTGGAAGAAAGACAATGTTATTCGGTCCGTTAAAGCCTGTAGGTTTAGAAGATCCGAAAACAGGGAAGCGACCTTATGCAGTCGTTCAACTGCGTCAAGATAATTTATCGGGCACTTTGTATAATATTGTCGGATTCCAAACTCATTTAAAATGGGGGCCTCAAAAAGAAGTGATCCGTATGATTCCAGGATTGGAACAGGCGGACATTGTTCGATACGGCGTCATGCATCGTAACACGTTTCTAAATTCGCCAAACTTGCTAAAGCCAACCTATCAATCAACCGTTCGTGACGATCTTTTTTTTGCAGGACAAATTACGGGTGTTGAAGGTTATGTTGAATCTGCAGCTGCAGGTTTAATTGCTGGAATTAATGCATTCAAACTAACAGAAGGCCAACCGCTTGCTATTTTGCCGGAAGAAACGATGATGGGGAGTATGGCTGCGTATATTACAACCGCAAACTCTAAAAATTTCCAGCCGATGAATGCGAACTTTGGTCTTGTTCCACCCCTTGATGTTCGGATAAAAGCAAAAAAAGAACGTTATGAAGCCCTTGCTAGTCGGGCATTGGAGTCGATTCAGAATTTTGTGAAAGAAGTGTGA
- the sucD gene encoding succinate--CoA ligase subunit alpha, with the protein MSILINKDTKVIVQGITGATGLFHTKQALEYGTKIVGGVTPGKGGTEIEGVPVFNTVKEAVDATGANATVIYVPPAFAADAIMEATDAALDLAICITEGIPVIDMVKVKRYMEGKKTRLIGPNCPGVITPEECKIGIMPGYIHKKGHIGVVSRSGTLTYEAVHQLSTEGIGQSSAVGIGGDPVNGTDFIDVLSLFNEDPDTYAVIMIGEIGGTAEEEAAEWVKENMTKPVVGFIGGQTAPPGKRMGHAGAIISGGKGTAAEKIKTMEACGIRVAATPSVMGETLIKSLKANDLYEKSVTHEIAK; encoded by the coding sequence ATGAGCATCTTAATCAATAAAGATACAAAAGTTATTGTTCAAGGAATAACCGGCGCCACTGGATTGTTTCATACAAAACAGGCGCTTGAGTATGGAACGAAAATCGTTGGCGGAGTAACGCCTGGTAAAGGTGGCACTGAAATTGAAGGTGTGCCAGTTTTTAATACTGTAAAAGAAGCAGTTGATGCAACCGGAGCAAATGCGACGGTTATCTATGTTCCACCGGCTTTTGCAGCTGATGCCATCATGGAAGCAACAGATGCAGCATTAGATTTGGCAATTTGTATTACTGAAGGCATTCCGGTTATCGATATGGTGAAAGTAAAACGCTATATGGAAGGCAAGAAGACTCGTTTGATCGGGCCAAACTGTCCTGGTGTTATTACTCCAGAGGAATGTAAAATTGGTATTATGCCTGGTTATATCCATAAAAAAGGACATATCGGTGTTGTCTCTCGTTCCGGTACTTTAACATATGAAGCTGTCCATCAGCTTTCAACTGAAGGAATTGGTCAATCATCTGCTGTAGGAATTGGTGGAGACCCGGTCAATGGAACTGACTTCATTGATGTCCTTTCTTTGTTTAATGAGGATCCTGACACTTATGCGGTTATTATGATCGGTGAGATAGGTGGAACGGCTGAAGAAGAAGCAGCTGAATGGGTAAAAGAAAATATGACAAAACCTGTTGTTGGCTTTATTGGTGGTCAAACGGCCCCTCCAGGAAAACGCATGGGCCACGCTGGTGCGATTATTTCTGGCGGTAAAGGGACAGCAGCTGAAAAGATTAAAACAATGGAAGCTTGCGGCATCCGTGTTGCAGCTACTCCATCTGTAATGGGCGAAACGTTAATTAAATCATTGAAAGCAAATGACTTATATGAGAAAAGCGTTACGCACGAAATAGCAAAATAA